Proteins co-encoded in one Deinococcus betulae genomic window:
- a CDS encoding NAD-dependent epimerase/dehydratase family protein, with translation MDILVLGGTKFVGRHIVLAFLAAGHRVTVLTRGQSADDLPAEVERLRGDRSQGPAGLEALAARTWAACVDVSGYTPRQVRASAEALRGRVGRYLFISTASVYATPAGHPVRESAPLFPPAAEDITDVTNETYGPLKVTCEGIVQEVYGDRATIFRPQIVAGPYDHTARYPYWPDRASRGGETLLPGTGQDHVQVIDARDLARFAVKAVEAGVGSVFNLAGPRLTWAEFARVLGIAQPVWLDEAVLEAQGLGFQELPLYIPDSSEYGGLMDISAERAQAAGLTLTDPAVTVRDTREWSQHAHLSYVLTPEREAEVLAGRRENPA, from the coding sequence ATGGACATTCTGGTTCTGGGCGGCACCAAGTTCGTGGGGCGGCATATCGTGCTGGCTTTTCTGGCGGCGGGGCACCGCGTCACCGTGCTGACGCGCGGCCAGAGCGCCGATGACCTGCCCGCCGAAGTCGAGCGGCTGCGCGGCGACCGCAGCCAGGGGCCCGCAGGTCTGGAAGCCCTGGCCGCCCGCACCTGGGCCGCCTGCGTGGATGTCAGCGGCTATACGCCCCGGCAGGTACGGGCCAGTGCCGAGGCGCTGCGGGGCCGGGTGGGCCGCTACCTCTTTATCAGCACCGCCAGCGTGTATGCCACGCCCGCCGGGCATCCAGTGCGTGAGAGCGCCCCCCTATTCCCACCCGCCGCCGAGGACATCACCGATGTGACCAACGAAACCTACGGCCCCCTCAAGGTGACCTGTGAGGGCATTGTGCAGGAGGTCTACGGCGACCGGGCTACCATCTTCCGCCCACAAATCGTGGCCGGGCCGTATGACCACACCGCCCGTTACCCGTACTGGCCGGACCGCGCCAGCAGGGGAGGGGAGACCCTGCTGCCTGGCACCGGGCAAGACCATGTGCAGGTCATTGATGCCCGCGACCTCGCCCGCTTTGCGGTGAAAGCCGTCGAAGCAGGCGTGGGCAGCGTCTTCAATCTGGCCGGCCCGCGCCTGACCTGGGCCGAGTTCGCCCGCGTACTGGGCATTGCGCAGCCGGTCTGGCTGGATGAGGCCGTACTAGAGGCACAAGGGCTGGGCTTTCAGGAATTGCCTCTCTACATTCCGGACAGCAGCGAATATGGCGGCCTGATGGACATCAGCGCCGAGCGGGCACAGGCGGCGGGCCTGACCCTGACAGACCCAGCGGTAACCGTACGGGACACCCGAGAGTGGAGTCAGCATGCCCACCTGTCTTACGTCTTGACGCCTGAGCGGGAGGCAGAGGTGCTGGCCGGCAGGAGAGAAAACCCGGCCTGA
- the eno gene encoding phosphopyruvate hydratase: MKIQKVLAREVLDSRGNPTVEAEVHLDSGLLGRAIVPSGASTGTHEALELRDGGSRYLGKGVQQAVKNVNEALGPAVVGLDASEQAAVDAALMAVDGTPNKGQLGGNAILAVSLATARAAAAELNVPLYRYLGGSNAKTLPVPMMNLINGGAHADNSVDFQEFMVMPVGAPSFREALRYGAETFHTLKKVLSAKGYNTNVGDEGGFAPDLKSNEEALDVLLEAIQKAGYEPGKDIAIALDPAVTELYKDGQYHLESEGRILSTAELVDFWADWASRYPIVSIEDGLAEDDWDGWAALTAKIGDRVQLVGDDLFVTNPERLQRGIDSKVGNAILVKVNQIGSLTESMDAIELAKRHHYGTVISHRSGESEDSFIADLAVATNAGQIKTGSASRSDRIAKYNQLLRIEDSLGDRAVYPGRQALR, translated from the coding sequence ATGAAGATTCAGAAAGTGTTGGCCCGTGAAGTGCTGGACTCTCGCGGGAACCCCACCGTGGAAGCCGAAGTTCACCTCGACAGCGGTCTTCTTGGCCGCGCCATCGTGCCCAGCGGCGCCAGCACCGGCACCCATGAGGCGCTGGAACTGCGTGACGGCGGCAGCCGCTACCTGGGCAAAGGTGTTCAGCAGGCCGTCAAGAACGTCAATGAAGCCCTGGGCCCGGCTGTCGTGGGCCTGGACGCCAGCGAGCAGGCCGCTGTCGACGCCGCCCTGATGGCTGTGGACGGCACCCCCAACAAGGGCCAGCTGGGCGGCAACGCCATTCTGGCCGTCAGCCTGGCCACCGCCCGCGCGGCCGCCGCTGAGCTGAATGTGCCGCTGTACCGTTACCTGGGGGGCAGCAACGCCAAGACGCTGCCCGTGCCCATGATGAACCTCATCAACGGGGGCGCGCACGCCGATAACTCGGTGGACTTTCAGGAATTTATGGTCATGCCTGTGGGGGCCCCGAGCTTCCGCGAAGCGCTGCGCTACGGCGCCGAGACCTTCCACACCCTGAAGAAAGTGCTGTCGGCCAAAGGCTACAACACCAACGTGGGCGATGAAGGCGGCTTTGCGCCTGATCTCAAGAGCAACGAAGAAGCGCTGGACGTGCTGCTCGAAGCCATTCAGAAGGCTGGGTACGAGCCGGGGAAAGACATCGCCATTGCGCTGGACCCCGCTGTGACCGAACTGTATAAGGACGGTCAGTACCACCTCGAAAGCGAGGGGCGCATCCTGTCCACCGCCGAGCTGGTGGATTTCTGGGCGGATTGGGCCAGCCGTTACCCGATTGTCAGCATTGAGGACGGCCTGGCCGAAGACGACTGGGACGGCTGGGCGGCCCTGACCGCCAAGATTGGGGACCGCGTGCAGCTGGTGGGCGACGACCTGTTCGTGACCAATCCCGAGAGATTGCAGCGCGGCATTGACAGCAAGGTGGGCAACGCGATTCTGGTTAAGGTCAACCAGATCGGCAGCCTGACCGAGAGCATGGACGCCATTGAGCTGGCCAAGCGCCACCACTACGGCACCGTTATTTCGCACCGCAGCGGCGAGTCCGAAGACAGCTTCATCGCCGACCTGGCGGTGGCCACCAACGCCGGGCAGATTAAAACCGGCTCGGCTAGCCGTTCGGACCGTATCGCGAAGTACAACCAGCTGCTGCGCATTGAAGACAGCCTGGGCGACCGCGCCGTGTATCCAGGCCGCCAGGCGCTGCGTTAA
- the dnaN gene encoding DNA polymerase III subunit beta: MNVNVTKKILSEGLGLLERVIPSRNSNPLLTSLKVEASEAGLTLSGTNLEIDLSCFVPAEVQKPQNFVVPAHLFAQIVRNLGGELVELELNGQELSVRAGGSDFKLQTGDTEAYPPLSFPTQADLSLDASELARAFASVRYAASNEAFQAVFRGIKLEHRPDGARVVASDGYRVAIRDFPASGDGRNLIIPARSVDELIRVLRDGEARFTYGDGQLSVTTDRVRMNLKLLDGDFPDYERVIPKEIKLQVTLPATALKEAVNRVAVLADKNANNRVEFLVSEGKLRLAAEGDYGRAQDTLDVVQGGTEPAMSLAFNARHVLDALGPIEGEAELLFSGSTSPAIFRAAGGGGYMAVMVTLRV, from the coding sequence ATGAACGTCAACGTCACCAAAAAAATCTTGAGCGAAGGCCTGGGCCTTCTTGAACGGGTCATCCCCAGCCGCAACAGCAACCCTCTGCTGACGTCCCTGAAAGTCGAGGCCAGTGAGGCTGGCCTGACCCTCAGCGGCACCAACCTCGAAATTGACCTGTCCTGCTTTGTGCCCGCAGAGGTGCAGAAGCCGCAGAACTTTGTGGTCCCCGCTCACTTGTTCGCCCAGATTGTCCGGAATCTAGGTGGTGAGCTGGTCGAGCTGGAACTAAATGGGCAGGAACTCTCGGTGCGGGCTGGCGGCTCGGATTTCAAGTTGCAGACCGGCGACACCGAGGCGTATCCGCCGCTGAGCTTCCCTACCCAGGCTGACCTAAGCCTGGATGCCAGTGAACTGGCCCGCGCTTTTGCCAGTGTGCGTTACGCCGCCAGCAATGAGGCCTTTCAGGCCGTGTTCCGGGGTATCAAACTCGAACACCGTCCGGACGGCGCGCGGGTTGTGGCTTCCGACGGTTACCGGGTGGCCATCCGCGACTTTCCTGCCAGCGGCGACGGGCGCAACTTGATTATTCCGGCGCGCAGCGTAGATGAACTGATTCGCGTGCTCAGGGATGGTGAGGCCCGCTTTACTTACGGCGACGGGCAGCTGAGTGTGACCACCGACCGCGTGCGGATGAACCTCAAGCTGCTGGACGGCGACTTTCCCGATTACGAGCGCGTGATTCCCAAGGAAATTAAGTTACAGGTCACTCTGCCAGCCACGGCACTCAAAGAGGCGGTCAACCGGGTGGCGGTTCTGGCCGACAAAAACGCCAACAACCGGGTGGAATTTCTGGTGTCTGAAGGCAAGCTGCGCCTGGCCGCCGAAGGTGACTACGGCCGCGCACAGGACACCCTGGACGTGGTGCAGGGCGGCACCGAGCCGGCCATGAGCCTGGCTTTTAACGCCCGGCACGTGCTGGACGCCCTGGGGCCCATTGAGGGAGAGGCGGAGTTGCTGTTCTCTGGCTCCACCAGCCCTGCTATCTTCCGCGCGGCAGGCGGCGGGGGGTACATGGCTGTCATGGTCACGCTGCGCGTCTAA
- the dnaA gene encoding chromosomal replication initiator protein DnaA has translation MSQEIWTDVLEYVRKNISEVEYHTWFAPVKNLGVQEGSLVLGVRNSFAQEWFRKHYLELLEDALRSLGAQNPQVSFQVLPAAQDALLLPTDPPPPPPAPVGRAAPSVPALTENRKVLNPKYTFENFVVGPNNNLAHAAALAVAESPGKAYNPLFIYGDVGLGKTHLMHAVGHYMTERFPGKRIEYVSTESFTNDLINAIREDRMTQFRNRYRSVDLLLVDDIQFLAGKERTQEEFFHTFNALYENHKQIILSSDRPPKDIQTLEGRLRSRFEWGLITDIQSPEFETRVAILKMNAEHNRIDIPQEVLELIARQVTSNIRELEGALMRVVAFSSLNNVAFSRAVAAKALSNVFAPQEVKVEMMDVLRQVAAHYNMPSDVIRGAGRVREVVLARQVAQYLIRELTDHSLPEIGQFFGRDHSTVMHAISKVTEALGKDSDLTASVDFLRRRMQGTDDKDIQA, from the coding sequence ATCTCGCAGGAAATCTGGACGGACGTGCTGGAGTACGTTCGCAAGAATATTTCAGAGGTTGAATACCATACGTGGTTTGCCCCGGTGAAAAATCTGGGCGTTCAGGAAGGCTCGCTGGTGCTGGGGGTGCGCAACTCGTTTGCACAGGAGTGGTTTCGCAAGCACTACCTCGAACTGCTGGAAGATGCCCTTCGCTCGCTGGGCGCACAGAATCCGCAGGTCAGCTTTCAGGTGCTGCCCGCCGCACAGGACGCCCTGCTGCTGCCGACCGACCCACCACCGCCGCCGCCTGCACCCGTGGGCCGCGCGGCGCCCAGTGTGCCGGCCCTGACCGAAAACCGCAAAGTGCTGAACCCCAAATACACCTTCGAAAATTTCGTGGTGGGGCCCAACAACAACCTCGCCCACGCCGCGGCGCTAGCCGTCGCCGAGTCGCCGGGCAAGGCCTACAATCCTCTGTTTATCTATGGGGACGTGGGCCTGGGCAAAACCCACCTTATGCATGCGGTTGGGCATTACATGACCGAGCGCTTTCCCGGCAAGCGCATCGAGTATGTCTCGACCGAATCGTTTACCAACGACCTGATTAACGCCATCCGCGAAGACCGGATGACCCAGTTTCGCAACCGCTACCGCTCGGTGGACCTGCTGCTGGTGGACGATATTCAGTTTCTGGCGGGCAAAGAGCGCACGCAGGAGGAGTTTTTCCATACCTTCAACGCGCTCTACGAGAACCACAAGCAGATCATCCTCAGTTCTGACCGGCCACCCAAAGACATTCAGACGCTCGAAGGCCGGCTGCGCAGCCGCTTTGAATGGGGCCTCATTACCGATATTCAGTCTCCAGAGTTCGAGACGCGCGTGGCGATCCTCAAGATGAACGCCGAACACAACCGCATCGACATTCCTCAGGAAGTGCTGGAACTGATTGCCCGGCAGGTCACAAGCAACATCCGTGAGCTGGAAGGCGCCTTGATGCGTGTGGTGGCGTTTTCCAGCCTGAATAACGTGGCCTTTTCCCGCGCCGTGGCGGCCAAGGCCCTGAGCAATGTCTTTGCGCCGCAGGAAGTCAAGGTCGAGATGATGGACGTCTTGCGTCAGGTGGCCGCCCACTACAACATGCCCTCCGATGTCATTCGGGGCGCAGGCCGGGTGCGCGAGGTGGTGCTGGCCCGGCAGGTGGCCCAGTACCTGATCCGCGAGCTGACTGACCACTCGCTGCCCGAAATCGGTCAGTTTTTCGGCCGTGACCATTCCACCGTCATGCATGCCATCAGCAAGGTGACAGAAGCGCTGGGTAAGGATTCGGATTTGACCGCTTCGGTGGACTTCCTGAGACGCCGGATGCAGGGCACGGACGACAAGGACATTCAGGCATAA